One genomic window of Aquisalimonas sp. 2447 includes the following:
- the hflC gene encoding protease modulator HflC — protein MQSFKSVAGIVVAIAVVLGYFSVFTVDETEKALKFRLGEILRADYEPGLHFKMPFVNNVRKFDARVQTLDAEPERYLTGELKNLIVDAFVKWRVSDVRTYYTTVGGDPTRANARLNENIKDSLRSEFGRRTIQDVVSGERDVIMDILSEEANTYAADLGIEVLDVRLKRVDLPPAVSESVFNRMVAERERVARDIRASGDEASERIRADADRQRTVLVAEARRDGEELRGEGDAEAAAIFAQAAEQDREFFEFTRSLRAYDRAFRSDDDVLVLTPDSEFFRYLDQMDGGRED, from the coding sequence ATGCAATCCTTCAAGTCCGTTGCCGGTATTGTTGTCGCCATCGCCGTTGTGCTGGGGTATTTCTCCGTTTTCACCGTGGACGAAACCGAGAAGGCCCTGAAGTTCCGCCTGGGTGAGATCCTGCGGGCCGACTATGAGCCGGGTCTGCACTTCAAGATGCCGTTCGTGAACAACGTCCGGAAGTTCGACGCCCGGGTGCAGACCCTGGACGCCGAGCCGGAGCGCTACCTCACCGGCGAGTTGAAGAACCTGATCGTCGATGCGTTCGTAAAGTGGCGCGTGTCCGACGTGCGCACCTACTACACCACCGTGGGTGGTGATCCCACGCGTGCCAACGCCCGTCTCAATGAGAACATCAAGGACAGCCTGCGCAGCGAGTTCGGTCGCCGCACCATCCAGGATGTGGTCTCGGGAGAACGGGACGTGATCATGGACATCCTCAGTGAAGAGGCGAACACCTACGCTGCGGATCTCGGCATCGAAGTGCTGGACGTGCGCCTCAAGCGCGTGGATCTCCCGCCTGCCGTGAGCGAGTCGGTGTTCAATCGCATGGTCGCCGAGCGTGAGCGTGTGGCCCGGGATATCCGTGCCAGTGGTGACGAGGCCTCCGAGCGTATCCGCGCCGACGCGGATCGCCAGCGCACGGTGCTGGTGGCCGAGGCGCGTCGCGACGGTGAGGAGTTGCGTGGTGAAGGTGACGCCGAGGCGGCTGCCATCTTCGCCCAGGCAGCGGAGCAGGACCGCGAGTTCTTCGAATTCACCCGCAGCCTGCGGGCGTATGACCGCGCCTTCCGCAGTGATGACGACGTACTGGTGTTGACGCCGGACAGTGAGTTCTTCCGCTATCTGGACCAGATGGATGGCGGCCGCGAGGACTGA
- the hflK gene encoding FtsH protease activity modulator HflK translates to MSWNEPGRGNRDPWGGSGNQGPPDLDEVIKNVKGKFGGLFGGKGGQSGGNGQQGGGDDGSGGPSGISGTAIGGIIGVAVLVWLASGIYIVDEGHRGVEKRFGAYHSTTMPGPHWRPPQPIGSVERINVEEIRVSEIGYQTGGGNQRRHVPREALMLTQDENIVDVQLAVQYQVEDPAAYAFNFREPDQTLKDMAESALRETVGKRRMDFVLTEGRTEVAQETRRLVSDAMESYQTGLRVVSVDMQDVQPPEEVQPAFEDAIMAREDEQRKINQANAYRNEVIPRAQGESARIREEAEGYRQQAIAEAEGESARFLALLQEYSQAPEVTRTRIYLDAVSDIYSRSRKIFMTGDAADSLLYLPLDGMSRPRADGDGQRDTGRLDPDILDRRLSTSQSGGQDGARSRGDLRSREGR, encoded by the coding sequence ATGTCCTGGAACGAACCCGGTCGTGGGAATCGGGACCCTTGGGGTGGCTCAGGGAATCAGGGGCCGCCGGACCTGGACGAGGTCATCAAGAACGTCAAGGGCAAATTCGGCGGACTGTTTGGCGGCAAGGGCGGACAGTCCGGCGGCAACGGTCAGCAGGGTGGCGGTGATGACGGCTCGGGAGGCCCGTCCGGCATCAGCGGAACCGCCATTGGCGGCATCATCGGTGTTGCGGTGCTGGTCTGGCTCGCCTCCGGTATCTACATTGTCGACGAGGGTCACCGTGGCGTGGAGAAGCGCTTTGGCGCTTATCACAGTACCACCATGCCCGGCCCGCATTGGCGGCCACCGCAGCCCATCGGTAGCGTCGAGCGGATCAACGTTGAAGAAATCCGGGTTTCCGAGATCGGCTACCAGACCGGTGGTGGTAACCAGCGTCGGCATGTACCCCGCGAGGCACTGATGCTCACCCAGGACGAGAACATCGTCGACGTGCAGCTGGCAGTGCAGTACCAGGTGGAAGACCCCGCCGCCTACGCTTTCAACTTCCGTGAACCGGATCAGACGCTGAAGGACATGGCCGAGAGTGCGCTGCGTGAGACCGTGGGCAAGCGGCGCATGGATTTCGTGCTCACCGAGGGCCGCACCGAGGTGGCGCAGGAGACACGGCGCCTGGTCAGTGATGCCATGGAGAGCTATCAGACCGGGCTGCGCGTGGTCAGTGTCGACATGCAGGACGTGCAGCCGCCGGAAGAAGTCCAGCCAGCCTTCGAGGACGCCATCATGGCCCGCGAGGACGAGCAGCGGAAAATCAACCAGGCCAACGCCTACCGCAACGAGGTCATCCCCCGGGCCCAGGGTGAGTCGGCCCGCATCCGTGAGGAAGCCGAGGGTTATCGCCAGCAGGCCATTGCCGAGGCCGAGGGTGAAAGTGCCCGCTTCCTGGCGCTGCTCCAGGAGTACTCCCAGGCACCGGAAGTCACGCGGACGCGCATCTATCTTGATGCAGTCTCCGATATCTACTCTCGCAGCAGGAAGATCTTCATGACGGGTGATGCTGCCGATTCGCTGCTCTACCTGCCGCTGGACGGCATGTCCCGGCCCCGCGCCGACGGCGACGGGCAGCGCGACACGGGTCGGCTCGACCCGGACATTCTCGATCGCCGGCTGAGCACCTCCCAGAGTGGTGGTCAGGATGGCGCCCGCAGCCGCGGTGATCTCCGCTCCAGGGAGGGCCGCTGA
- the hflX gene encoding ribosome rescue GTPase HflX, with amino-acid sequence MVTRELPGAATSELSLFDRPEGGERALLVHLDTERSGVADALDELHALAESAGAEVIDSFVSRRTSPDPRYYIGSGKVEELAALVAAGDADLVLVNHALSPSQERNLEQQLGCRVLDRTGLILDIFAQRARTHEGKLQVELAQLRHMATRLVRGWSHLERQKGGIGQRGPGETQLEMDRRMLGVRIKQLEKRLARVRQQREQGRQSRRKQEVPTVSLVGYTNAGKSTLFNRLTEASVYADDRLFATLDTTLRRVHVASGDTVILADTVGFIRELPHQLVAAFRSTLEEATESQLLLHVIDAGEDNREASITEVESVLESIGAAEIPRIRVYNKVDRTSREPGVSVDPETGITDVWVSAHDGRGMDLLLSAIADSVAAERVRGRICLDPAQGRLRSRFFDLGEVLGEDWTESGELVLEVELRRRDLDRLYEKEGLTAPLQAV; translated from the coding sequence TTGGTAACGCGTGAACTACCGGGAGCGGCGACGTCCGAACTGAGTCTGTTTGACCGGCCCGAGGGAGGTGAGCGGGCGCTGCTGGTGCATCTGGATACGGAGCGTAGCGGCGTTGCCGATGCGCTGGACGAGTTGCACGCGCTGGCAGAGTCGGCCGGGGCCGAAGTGATCGACAGTTTCGTCAGCCGCCGCACCAGTCCGGATCCGCGTTACTATATCGGCAGTGGCAAGGTCGAGGAGCTGGCAGCGCTGGTCGCCGCCGGCGATGCCGACTTGGTGCTGGTCAATCACGCCTTGTCACCCAGCCAGGAACGCAACCTGGAGCAGCAGCTGGGCTGCCGTGTGCTGGATCGCACCGGACTGATCCTGGACATCTTCGCGCAGCGGGCGCGGACCCACGAAGGCAAGCTCCAGGTCGAGCTGGCACAGCTGCGCCACATGGCCACGCGCCTGGTGCGTGGTTGGTCCCACCTGGAGCGGCAGAAGGGTGGCATCGGCCAGCGCGGCCCGGGTGAGACTCAGCTGGAGATGGACCGGCGCATGCTGGGCGTGCGCATCAAGCAGCTGGAGAAGCGTCTGGCGCGGGTGCGCCAGCAGCGTGAGCAGGGGCGCCAGTCCCGGCGCAAGCAGGAAGTCCCCACGGTTTCCCTGGTGGGCTACACCAACGCCGGGAAATCGACGCTGTTCAACCGGCTCACCGAGGCCAGTGTCTACGCCGATGACCGGCTGTTCGCGACTCTGGATACCACCCTGCGTCGCGTGCACGTCGCCAGTGGCGACACGGTGATCCTTGCCGACACGGTGGGTTTCATCCGCGAGTTGCCGCACCAGTTGGTGGCAGCGTTTCGTTCCACCCTGGAAGAGGCAACCGAGTCGCAGCTGCTGCTGCATGTCATCGACGCCGGCGAGGACAACCGCGAGGCCAGCATCACCGAAGTGGAGTCGGTGCTGGAGTCCATCGGTGCGGCGGAGATTCCGCGCATCCGGGTCTACAACAAGGTGGACCGCACGTCGCGGGAACCCGGCGTGTCCGTGGACCCGGAGACCGGCATCACCGATGTCTGGGTATCTGCCCACGACGGCCGCGGCATGGATCTGCTGCTGTCGGCCATCGCCGACAGCGTGGCCGCAGAGCGGGTACGTGGCCGCATCTGTCTGGATCCTGCGCAGGGCCGGCTGCGGTCGCGCTTCTTCGATCTGGGCGAAGTGCTCGGCGAGGACTGGACCGAATCCGGCGAGCTGGTGCTCGAGGTGGAGCTGCGCCGCCGCGATCTGGATCGGCTGTACGAAAAGGAGGGCCTCACCGCGCCTCTGCAGGCAGTGTAG
- the hfq gene encoding RNA chaperone Hfq: protein MSKGQSLQEPFLNALRKERIPVSIYLVNGIKLQGQIESFDQFVILLRNTVNQMVYKHAISTIVPARNVKLAPAEQERGGQELGNA, encoded by the coding sequence ATGTCCAAGGGACAGTCGCTGCAAGAGCCTTTTCTCAATGCGCTGCGCAAGGAACGGATTCCGGTTTCGATCTACCTGGTCAACGGCATTAAGCTGCAGGGACAGATCGAGTCCTTTGACCAGTTCGTGATTCTACTGCGGAATACTGTCAACCAGATGGTCTACAAGCACGCGATCTCCACAATTGTACCCGCCCGCAACGTCAAGCTGGCGCCGGCGGAACAGGAGCGAGGTGGTCAGGAACTTGGTAACGCGTGA
- the miaA gene encoding tRNA (adenosine(37)-N6)-dimethylallyltransferase MiaA: MNEVAIPCIMGPTASGKTGVAVALAEHFPVRIISVDSAQVYRGMDIGTAKPDAETRVRAPHRLVDILDPAEAYSAARFCNDAVREIEAALAAGEWPLLVGGTMLYFRALEYGLADLPDADEALRQTIEAEAREEGWEALHRQLQQVDPDSAARIHPNDAQRIQRALEVYRISGRPLSALQQERQRPASGLRLVKWVLAPAERGVLDQRIAGRFEAMLEAGFIAEVDALRSRGDLGLNHPSIRAVGYRQVWQYLDGEFGHEALLERGIIATRQFAKRQMTWLRREKDATWLNPERGDASGAIANWFHGA; encoded by the coding sequence ATGAACGAGGTCGCCATTCCGTGCATCATGGGCCCCACCGCCTCGGGCAAGACCGGAGTCGCCGTTGCCCTGGCCGAGCACTTCCCGGTGCGCATCATCAGCGTGGACTCCGCCCAGGTCTACCGCGGCATGGATATCGGCACCGCCAAGCCCGATGCCGAGACGCGCGTGCGTGCGCCACACCGGCTCGTAGACATCCTCGACCCTGCAGAGGCCTACTCCGCTGCGCGTTTCTGCAATGACGCCGTCCGCGAAATCGAGGCTGCCCTGGCCGCCGGCGAGTGGCCGCTGCTGGTGGGAGGCACCATGCTGTACTTCCGTGCCCTGGAGTACGGCCTGGCGGACCTTCCCGATGCAGATGAAGCGCTGCGCCAAACCATCGAGGCCGAGGCGCGGGAGGAGGGCTGGGAAGCCCTCCACCGGCAGTTGCAGCAGGTGGATCCCGACAGCGCCGCGCGCATTCATCCCAACGACGCCCAGCGCATCCAGCGGGCGCTGGAGGTCTACCGTATCAGTGGCCGGCCGTTGAGTGCTCTGCAGCAGGAGCGCCAGCGGCCTGCGTCGGGGCTCCGCTTGGTGAAATGGGTGCTGGCTCCCGCCGAACGCGGGGTGCTGGATCAGCGCATCGCCGGGCGCTTCGAGGCCATGCTTGAGGCGGGTTTCATTGCCGAGGTGGATGCGTTGCGCAGCCGCGGCGATCTCGGGTTGAACCACCCGTCCATTCGCGCTGTCGGTTACAGGCAGGTCTGGCAGTACCTGGACGGCGAGTTCGGGCATGAAGCGCTGTTGGAGCGAGGCATCATTGCCACGCGGCAGTTCGCCAAGCGGCAAATGACGTGGCTGCGGCGGGAAAAGGACGCCACGTGGCTGAACCCGGAGCGGGGTGACGCCTCGGGAGCCATCGCCAACTGGTTTCACGGGGCCTGA
- the mutL gene encoding DNA mismatch repair endonuclease MutL, protein MAATRPIQALPEQLINQIAAGEVVERPASVVKELVENSLDAGADRVDVDLEAGGKRLIRVRDNGAGIAREQLALALNRHATSKVASLQELERVASLGFRGEALPSIASVSRLTLTSRADGEELAWEVDAGDSAAPGEPAPAAHPRGTTVEVRDLFFNTPGRRKFLKADRTEFGHIQEQVRRIALARFDIGVRLRHNDRTGLQVAPAMDDVAREERLARLLGSGFVEQALRVDLEAAGLTLQGWVGLPTFSRGTADLQYLFVNGRHVRDRTAAHAIRRAYQDVLFKDRYPAYVLYLEVDPAKVDVNVHPAKHEVRFRDGRLIHDFLARSLRDVLESVRPEAADVSFVAAPNDAAPAARSPGSTSTAGSPASPAEAPQQSGFGFGLREAQALYGEPPPAADQPAGTVARPEPTAATEDRDVPPLGYALAQIHGVFILAETADGVVLVDMHAAHERIVYERMKEALATQGVASQPLLVPVPVAVTPAEAELAESHQETFRQLGFEVDRNGPDSVLVRQVPGLLRHADVGRLVADVLADLRALGGDGERLREQLNQVLGTMACHGSVRANRSLTIAEMNALLRDMERTPNSGQCNHGRPTWTRLGMAALDRLFMRGQ, encoded by the coding sequence ATGGCTGCAACGCGCCCCATCCAGGCACTTCCGGAACAGCTCATCAACCAGATCGCCGCCGGCGAGGTGGTGGAGAGGCCGGCCTCCGTGGTCAAGGAACTGGTGGAGAACAGCCTCGACGCCGGTGCCGATCGGGTGGACGTGGACCTGGAGGCCGGCGGCAAGCGGCTGATCCGCGTGCGCGACAATGGCGCCGGCATTGCCCGGGAACAGCTCGCCCTGGCCCTGAACCGTCATGCCACCAGCAAGGTGGCATCGCTGCAGGAGCTGGAGCGAGTGGCCAGCCTCGGTTTCCGCGGTGAGGCCCTGCCCAGCATCGCGTCGGTGTCGCGGCTGACGCTGACGTCCCGCGCCGACGGCGAAGAACTTGCCTGGGAGGTGGATGCCGGCGACAGCGCTGCGCCCGGCGAACCGGCGCCGGCGGCTCATCCCCGGGGTACCACCGTCGAAGTGCGCGACCTGTTCTTCAACACTCCGGGGCGGCGCAAGTTCCTCAAGGCCGACCGCACGGAGTTCGGCCATATCCAGGAGCAGGTCCGGCGCATCGCCCTGGCGCGCTTCGATATTGGCGTGCGTCTGCGCCACAACGACCGCACCGGCCTGCAGGTGGCGCCCGCCATGGATGATGTTGCCCGCGAGGAGCGCCTGGCGCGCCTGTTGGGCTCGGGGTTCGTGGAACAGGCCCTGCGGGTGGACCTGGAAGCCGCGGGGCTGACCCTGCAGGGTTGGGTAGGGTTGCCCACGTTCTCCCGTGGCACCGCGGACCTCCAGTACCTTTTTGTCAACGGCCGCCATGTGCGTGATCGCACCGCCGCGCACGCCATTCGTCGCGCCTACCAGGATGTGCTGTTCAAGGATCGCTATCCAGCCTACGTTCTGTACTTGGAGGTGGATCCGGCAAAGGTGGACGTGAACGTGCACCCGGCCAAGCATGAGGTCCGTTTTCGCGACGGTCGGCTGATTCACGATTTCCTGGCACGCAGCCTGCGGGACGTGCTTGAGTCGGTCCGGCCCGAGGCGGCGGACGTCTCGTTTGTCGCGGCGCCGAACGATGCTGCGCCGGCAGCCAGGAGCCCCGGGTCCACGTCGACCGCAGGGAGCCCGGCATCGCCTGCGGAGGCGCCGCAACAGAGTGGTTTCGGCTTCGGTCTGCGGGAAGCGCAGGCGCTCTACGGGGAGCCGCCCCCGGCGGCGGATCAGCCGGCGGGGACGGTGGCGAGACCGGAGCCGACGGCCGCGACCGAGGATCGGGACGTTCCGCCACTGGGTTACGCGCTGGCGCAGATCCACGGCGTGTTCATCCTTGCCGAAACCGCCGATGGCGTGGTGCTGGTGGACATGCATGCCGCTCACGAGCGCATCGTCTACGAACGTATGAAGGAGGCGCTGGCCACCCAGGGGGTCGCCTCGCAGCCGCTGCTGGTGCCGGTGCCGGTGGCGGTGACCCCGGCGGAGGCAGAGTTGGCGGAGTCCCACCAGGAGACCTTCCGGCAACTCGGTTTCGAGGTGGACCGCAACGGCCCGGATTCCGTGCTGGTGCGCCAGGTGCCCGGTCTGCTGCGGCATGCCGATGTGGGGCGTCTGGTGGCGGACGTGCTTGCTGATCTGCGAGCCCTCGGCGGCGACGGCGAGCGCCTTCGGGAGCAGCTCAACCAAGTGCTCGGCACCATGGCCTGCCACGGTTCGGTGCGTGCCAACCGGTCACTGACCATCGCCGAAATGAACGCCCTGCTGCGGGATATGGAGCGCACGCCGAACAGCGGACAGTGCAACCACGGTCGGCCGACCTGGACGCGTCTCGGCATGGCCGCGCTGGATCGTCTGTTCATGCGCGGACAGTGA
- a CDS encoding N-acetylmuramoyl-L-alanine amidase — protein MARVLLSMLLILLSGTLAAGQVHVEKVRTSTSDERTRVVFDLSGEAEHQVFTLQDPHRVVIDLSGAALEGDPSVASAGLVENLRAAPRGDTDLRVVLDLEQAARVQSFMVRPNDQYGHRLVVDLSPDQQRDEPVRTARDSGQRDFVVAIDPGHGGRDPGAIGPTGLTEKEVVLEVGRKLRHLLDEAPGIKPLMIRDSDTYVPLSERRETARSNRADIFVSLHADAVESGGPRGSSVYTLSQTGASSQAASMLAQRENTADLLGDVSLSDKDDLTRSVLVDLSRGATLEASVGLAAEVLQELAGVGPVHRRDVERAGFVVLKSLDMPSVLVELAFISNPEEEQRLRQADHQWDLARAIARGVTGYAERHRPSGSQVASAQEYEVQRGDTLSGIARDHQVSVSDLRSANDLNGDRISVGSTLKIPR, from the coding sequence ATGGCGCGCGTACTCCTCTCCATGTTGCTGATTCTGCTCTCCGGCACCCTTGCTGCAGGCCAGGTGCACGTGGAGAAGGTGCGTACGTCCACCAGCGACGAACGTACCCGTGTGGTGTTCGATCTCTCCGGCGAAGCGGAGCACCAGGTGTTCACCCTGCAGGATCCGCACCGGGTCGTCATTGACCTCAGCGGTGCTGCCCTGGAGGGTGACCCGTCCGTGGCCAGTGCCGGCCTTGTGGAGAACTTGCGCGCGGCCCCGCGGGGCGATACGGATCTGCGCGTGGTGCTGGATCTGGAACAGGCGGCGCGTGTGCAGTCCTTCATGGTCAGGCCGAATGACCAGTACGGCCATCGCCTGGTGGTGGACCTGAGCCCGGACCAACAACGGGATGAGCCGGTACGGACCGCCCGCGACAGCGGCCAGCGGGATTTCGTGGTGGCCATCGATCCGGGACACGGCGGCCGGGATCCCGGCGCCATCGGCCCCACCGGGCTCACCGAGAAGGAGGTGGTCCTCGAGGTGGGACGCAAATTGCGGCACCTGCTGGATGAGGCCCCGGGCATCAAGCCGTTGATGATCCGTGATTCGGATACCTATGTGCCCCTGTCGGAGCGCCGTGAAACGGCGCGTTCCAACCGTGCCGACATCTTCGTCTCCCTGCACGCGGACGCCGTGGAGAGCGGCGGCCCGCGAGGCTCCTCCGTGTACACCCTGTCGCAGACGGGCGCTTCCTCCCAGGCGGCCAGCATGCTGGCGCAGCGGGAGAATACCGCCGATCTGCTCGGCGATGTCTCGCTGTCCGACAAGGATGATCTTACCCGCTCCGTGCTGGTGGACCTCTCCCGGGGGGCCACTCTGGAGGCCAGCGTCGGGCTGGCGGCAGAAGTACTCCAGGAGCTGGCCGGCGTGGGTCCGGTTCACCGGCGCGACGTGGAGCGGGCCGGCTTCGTGGTGCTGAAGTCCCTGGACATGCCTTCCGTACTGGTGGAGTTGGCGTTTATCTCCAACCCGGAAGAGGAGCAGCGGCTGCGCCAGGCGGACCACCAGTGGGACCTGGCACGCGCCATTGCCCGGGGCGTGACCGGTTACGCCGAGCGTCACCGTCCATCCGGCTCCCAGGTTGCTTCGGCACAGGAGTACGAAGTACAGCGTGGTGACACCCTCAGCGGGATCGCCCGGGACCACCAGGTCAGCGTCTCCGATCTACGCTCCGCCAACGACCTCAACGGTGACCGCATCAGCGTGGGCTCCACCCTGAAGATTCCCCGCTGA
- the tsaE gene encoding tRNA (adenosine(37)-N6)-threonylcarbamoyltransferase complex ATPase subunit type 1 TsaE — protein MRHSADRPELPPHTLALPDADATAGLGTDLWRAWDGRQCVVALQGDLGAGKTTLVRGLLRAAGHTGPVRSPTYTLMEPYDLGDRRVLHLDLYRLADPGELDFLGLRDELADGVLVLVEWPERGVGVMPPWGLEVGLSDHGDGRCARVVGHDSAGERLARCLLGVCG, from the coding sequence ATGAGACACTCTGCCGATCGGCCCGAGTTGCCTCCACACACGCTGGCCCTGCCGGATGCCGACGCCACCGCAGGGCTGGGCACGGACCTTTGGCGCGCCTGGGATGGCCGCCAATGCGTGGTTGCCCTGCAGGGTGATCTGGGGGCGGGCAAGACTACCCTGGTGCGAGGGCTGCTGCGGGCGGCCGGGCACACGGGGCCGGTGCGCAGCCCGACCTACACCTTGATGGAACCCTACGACCTCGGCGATCGCAGGGTGCTGCATCTGGACCTCTACCGCCTGGCGGACCCCGGCGAACTGGATTTTCTGGGGTTGCGTGATGAGCTGGCAGACGGGGTGCTGGTGCTGGTGGAGTGGCCGGAACGGGGCGTTGGCGTGATGCCGCCCTGGGGCCTGGAGGTGGGCCTGTCCGACCACGGCGACGGTCGCTGCGCGCGGGTGGTCGGTCATGACAGCGCGGGGGAGCGACTGGCGCGCTGCCTTCTTGGTGTCTGCGGTTGA
- a CDS encoding NAD(P)H-hydrate dehydratase produces the protein MTALPRELYRPDQVAELDRRAIQEFGVPGATLMERAGGCAYGALREQWPERRHLVVLCGAGNNGGDGYVIAELARAEGCPVEVLYLADPERLKGDAGTMAARFRDNGGVLRPFQGQLPAGAQLIVDAMLGTGLERPVEGRYLDAVQAINASHLPVVAVDIPSGLHGATGQVLGDAVNADLTPTFIGLKAGLLTADGPGKAGRIRYFGLEVPAGVHDGMEPVAWRADYEGLRHWFPRRARNAHKGRYGHVLVVGGDHGLAGAALMAGRAAARSGAGLVSVVTRGEHASGYLAAQPELMVHDTTALPRLLGAVDVVVVGPGIGQGAWGQELFNGVCGFDGPLVVDADALNLLAAAPRQGANWVLTPHPGEAARLLGASVSEVQQDRFAAVDRLRHAYGGVALLKGAGSIVAGPERAPHVCTDGNPGMATGGTGDVLSGIIGGLAAQGMTPEQAALAGCCLHGAAGDRAAFRGERGMLATDLFPELRPLLNPVP, from the coding sequence TGTATCGTCCGGACCAGGTGGCCGAGCTGGACCGTCGCGCCATTCAGGAGTTCGGCGTTCCCGGTGCCACGCTGATGGAGCGGGCTGGTGGTTGCGCCTACGGGGCTCTGCGCGAGCAGTGGCCCGAGCGGCGGCATCTGGTCGTGCTCTGCGGCGCAGGCAACAATGGCGGTGATGGCTACGTGATCGCCGAGCTGGCGCGGGCCGAAGGCTGCCCGGTGGAGGTGCTCTACCTTGCTGACCCGGAGCGCCTGAAGGGCGATGCCGGCACCATGGCAGCACGCTTCCGGGACAACGGCGGCGTGTTGCGGCCGTTCCAGGGCCAACTGCCCGCCGGCGCGCAGCTGATTGTCGATGCCATGCTGGGCACCGGTCTGGAGCGTCCGGTGGAGGGGCGTTATCTGGACGCGGTCCAGGCGATCAACGCCTCCCACCTGCCGGTGGTGGCCGTGGACATCCCCTCGGGGCTGCATGGAGCAACCGGGCAGGTGCTGGGGGATGCAGTGAACGCCGACCTGACGCCCACCTTCATCGGCCTCAAGGCCGGACTGCTTACCGCCGACGGGCCCGGAAAGGCGGGGCGTATCCGGTATTTTGGGCTGGAGGTGCCGGCCGGGGTGCACGACGGCATGGAGCCGGTGGCCTGGCGCGCGGATTACGAGGGCCTGCGTCACTGGTTTCCGCGGCGGGCCCGGAATGCCCACAAAGGGCGCTACGGTCATGTGCTGGTGGTCGGTGGTGACCATGGTCTGGCGGGTGCTGCGCTCATGGCAGGCCGGGCCGCCGCCCGCAGCGGCGCGGGCCTGGTCAGCGTGGTCACCAGGGGCGAGCACGCAAGCGGGTATCTGGCGGCGCAACCGGAACTCATGGTTCACGACACGACGGCACTGCCACGCCTCCTGGGAGCGGTGGATGTCGTGGTGGTGGGGCCGGGGATCGGGCAGGGCGCCTGGGGACAGGAGCTGTTCAATGGCGTGTGCGGCTTTGACGGGCCGCTGGTGGTCGATGCCGACGCTCTGAATCTGCTGGCTGCCGCACCACGGCAAGGCGCCAACTGGGTACTGACGCCGCATCCGGGCGAAGCGGCCCGGCTGTTGGGCGCCAGTGTTTCCGAGGTGCAGCAGGACCGCTTCGCCGCTGTTGACCGGCTGCGTCACGCCTATGGCGGTGTTGCCCTGCTCAAGGGTGCCGGAAGCATCGTGGCAGGCCCGGAGCGTGCGCCCCATGTGTGCACCGACGGCAATCCGGGCATGGCCACCGGTGGCACGGGCGATGTGCTCTCCGGAATCATCGGCGGTCTGGCGGCGCAGGGCATGACCCCGGAGCAGGCCGCCCTGGCCGGCTGCTGTCTCCACGGCGCCGCCGGTGACCGCGCCGCTTTTCGCGGCGAACGGGGCATGCTGGCGACGGACCTGTTTCCGGAACTGCGACCGTTGTTGAACCCGGTGCCATGA